The genomic interval TGCGCTACGTGAACAAGGGGCAGAGTCAGGAACAGCTGTTCGGCTTCTATCGCGCCAGCAAGATCGGCCTAGTCACGCCCTTGCGCGACGGGATGAATCTGGTGGCGAAGGAATATGTCGCGGCGCAGGATCCGGACGATCCCGGCGTGCTGATCCTCTCGCAATTCGCCGGCGCGGCGCAGCAATTGTCCGATGCGCTGCTGGTCAATCCGCATAGCGCGGACGACATCGCGCACAACATCCGGCTCGCGCTCGACATGCCGCTCGAGGAGCGGAAGGAAAGGCACGGAAAACTGCTGAAGTCGGTGCGGGAAGAAAACGTGCAGCGCTGGACCGCGAATTTCGTGGACGACCTGTCGCAGGCCGGCTGACTGCGATCCCGCAATGGCGAGGGGCCGTTCGCACGCCTCCCACGCCCCGTGCCCCGCGTCATTTACTTCGACAACCCGGACCCTGTGCAAAGCCTGCGTTGCCGTTGCCCCCGCGCAGTTTCAGCCGAGCCGCACGAAGTCTGGTCCGGCTTCGGCCTCGCCGCCCCAGCCGCAGACTTCAGATCGTCGCGAACAGCGCAGACAGGGCGAGGAAGGCCAGGGCGAGGGTGGATAGCTGAAACAGGCGCAGACGCACCGCGATACGGTTGACGGTCGCCTGCCAGATCGAATGGACGACGCGCAGGGCGGTATAGGCCCAGGCGGCGATGACCTGCACCTCGCCTGTTCCGGCGATCGCGAGAATGACCGTGACCGCGTAGAACAGGGTCGGCTGTTCCATCAGATGCGCGTAATTGTGCGCCTTCCAGTTGACCTTGTCGGGCAGCACGCCATCCAGATCCTGCCCGCGTCCGCCGGTCCTCTCGCCGATGTCGATGCCGGCTTGCTTCATGGCGGGAAAGCGCGTCTGCGCCATCCACACCAGCATGACGATCGACCAGACCGCCAGCGCGGCGGCGGGGGCGAGGATATCTGTCTGCATGGTACGTCTCCGTGTAGGTCTGTCCGGTCAGGCCTGCCAGACGGTCTGGCAGAACTGGCGCGGGTCGACATTCCCGCCTGTCAGCACGATCGCCGTCGTCCCGTCCAGCTTGGCCTTTCCCGCCAGCGCCGCCGCGAGCGCCACCGCGCCGCCCGGCTCCAGTACCAGCCGCAGCTCGGCAAAGGCGAAACGCTGCGCCTCGCGCACCTCGGACTCGCTCACGCGCAGGCCGTAGGAACAGCGTTCCTTCAGCACCGCGAAGTTTACAGGGCGCGTGGCGAAGGTCTGCAGCGCGTCGCACCGCGTCCGGGGCGGGTTATCGCCGACGTCCTGTATCGCGCCCGATTCGATGGAACGGCACACGTCGTCCCAGCCTTCCGGCTCGACCGGCACCACCGTCGCATCCGGGCAGGCAAGGGCGATACCGGCGGTCAGGCCACCGCCGCCGCAACACACGAGGATGCGGGTGGGGGCGGGTTCCTCCATCGCCTCGAGCTGAGCGGCAATCTCGATCCCGGCGCTTCCCTGCCCCTCGATCACCCACGGGTCGGCATAGGCGTGGACGTAAGTGCAGCCGCGTTCGTCGGCGAGCGCCTGCGCGATGGCCTCGCGGTTCTGCGTCATGCGGTCGTAGGTGACGATTTCGGCCCCCATCTTTCGGGTGCGGTCAAGTTTGATGCGGGGCGCGTCCTCCGGCATCACGATGGTCGCCGCCATCCCGAGACGCCGCGCCGCCCAGGCGATGCCCTGCGCGTGATTGCCGCTGGATACGGCGACGACGCCGCGCGCACGCTCGCCCTCGTCAAGGTCGCTGAGCCGGTGCCATGCGCCGCGGATCTTGAACGCGCCGACAGGTTGCAGGCATTCGGCCTTGGCAAAGACACGCGCGCCGTTCAGTTCGACCGGCAGGAGCGGGGTCGGCGGCAGGAGGTGTGACACCTTTTCCGCCGCGCGAAGCACGCCCGCGCGGGTAGGGGAACGGGAGGGCTGATCCATGGGTGTCCCGATATCCCGCTTTCCTACATCCTGTCACGCGCGGCAGCACGCCGCGATGTCGATTGTCCGCTCCCGGATCGCAGATTTCCACCGTTCGGGGCCGGCCGGACGGGTCATGCGCGTTTCGCTCCCGAACACTGTCACACCTGTCACACCTTTGCGTCCTGCCGCTTTGCCCTTGCAATCCCGGCGCGATGTGGAACGGCGCGGCGCACGTCCCGTTGAACGGACAAACCAGGCAGGAGAACCACGACCCCATGACCGAGCAGAAGATCAACGACACGCGCAAGGCCGAACTGCTGTCCACCCAGGTCGAACATATCGACATCACCCAGTTCGACGCGCGGCCCATCATCGATTCGATGGGCAAGATGAGCTTCACCAGCCGCGACCTGTCGCGCGCCACCGGCATCTACAACCAGATGCTCAAGGACGAGGACTGCACGATCTTCCTGGTGGTAGCCGGCTCCACCAGCGCGGCCGGCTGCATGGACCTGTATGCCGAACTGGTCCGTTCCAACATGGTCGACTGCGTCGTGGCGACGGGGGCGACCATCGTCGACATGGACTTTTTCGAAGGGCTCGGACACAAGCATTACCAGGCG from Aurantiacibacter spongiae carries:
- a CDS encoding MAPEG family protein — translated: MQTDILAPAAALAVWSIVMLVWMAQTRFPAMKQAGIDIGERTGGRGQDLDGVLPDKVNWKAHNYAHLMEQPTLFYAVTVILAIAGTGEVQVIAAWAYTALRVVHSIWQATVNRIAVRLRLFQLSTLALAFLALSALFATI
- a CDS encoding threonine ammonia-lyase, translated to MDQPSRSPTRAGVLRAAEKVSHLLPPTPLLPVELNGARVFAKAECLQPVGAFKIRGAWHRLSDLDEGERARGVVAVSSGNHAQGIAWAARRLGMAATIVMPEDAPRIKLDRTRKMGAEIVTYDRMTQNREAIAQALADERGCTYVHAYADPWVIEGQGSAGIEIAAQLEAMEEPAPTRILVCCGGGGLTAGIALACPDATVVPVEPEGWDDVCRSIESGAIQDVGDNPPRTRCDALQTFATRPVNFAVLKERCSYGLRVSESEVREAQRFAFAELRLVLEPGGAVALAAALAGKAKLDGTTAIVLTGGNVDPRQFCQTVWQA